ATTGCTCGGAGCCGAAAACCCGCCGCCCCCATGGCACATTCGGCCGGTACCAGGTCGCGATCTGGATGTTCTGGAGCGAGTCATGGAGAGCAGATGGCCCCGTGAAGTCTCCTGCCATTGGTGAACCAGACTTGGTCTGCGCGAGCTTAAACTCGGcactgggcactgggcagcCTGGACTGCACCTGGTAGGGCCTCGCCTTTCAACCGCAGAGCACGACTCTGCGCTGCCCGATCCATGGATCTCTTCTTGCAAATCCCTGCCACTATTTAGACTGCACTTGCAACCGCTGCTCgtgcgaaaaaaaaaaggctaTCGTTGTCGAGGACTCTTGTCTACACTTGGTGCTGCTAGGCCGCACAATCAACATCCATGTGAGCAGGAAATGGCCTATTATCCGCGCGCGTAAGTTTTTCCAGATTCAATGACGGTCGCAGATTTTCTAAAGTGTTTTTTTGACAATTACAGTGAGAGCCTCCGCCCAGCCGCGGGGGCTACTGACTCCCTCGCGGACAGCGCCCACGCCAAACGCCAGCTTGATGCCCTAATGACCTTCGTTAAAGAGCACAACTCCTTCAGGGAGCTTAATGGGGTCGCTGGTTTCTCAGGTAGCAGTGCGAGTCGCCTCCGTGCACCGTCAGTACCAAATATCGAGCAGCTATCGATAGACGACTCGAGGGCTTGGGGTCCCCAGCTTTCCCCATGCGACGGTCCTGCACATATCTCGCCATCAGTATCGCCGCGCCAAAGCATGGTATCACACCCGGATGCACATGGACACGCCCGGAACCAGTCTGGCGGCACTGGTTACCTGTCTGTATCGTCGGAgtcttcttccatccctcGCGAGACCTCCTTGCTCTACTCGCGGGCCAGCTCGCTGCTCCTGGAGGGGATGGGGACAGACGGTGTCTTTTTCCTAAACGCACCAAGGAGTAATTCTAGAAGCAGCTCTAGAAGGTTAGTCTAAATTGGTCATCTTATTTAAACATCGTCTTTAACCAAGTACAGGTCCTCATGTGTCAGTCCTTGGGAACTGAATGCAAGGTCTGAATTTCCCGCTGTTCGACGCGGGTCTATAAGTCTTTCATCCGATAGTGAATGGCATGAAAGGCCCTGCGAGTTACTCGGGTCTGCTGTCTGCAACAGGGTTCAGGACAGTTGTGATATGAATTCCTGTTCATTGACAAAAGGGCTGCTGCATGAGCTTTTCATGGCCTTTCCACAGGGAAAAATCTTCAATTCCCTACCCAACCCAGCAGACGATGCAATCAATCCACTCTTAGTGGAAGGCCTAGCACAGAGCATCCCAAATGCACATTCCGTACTTTTTATGCccttctgggactgggacaAGACTCGTTGGATAGCTGCCGCCGTTACTTGGACAAGCCATGCCAATTTCACAGAAAATGACCAGCACTACATGCAGGCTTTTAGTGATGCGATGGTCTCCCAGCTGGCCCAGATCGATCGTGTTGCAACAGAAAGGACAAAGTATGATCTGCTCTCCTCTGTGAGCCATGAGCTTCGGTCGCCTTTGCACGGCATGCTCGCCAATTCCGAGCTCTTGCAGTCGAACTGTCTAGATCCTTCTCAGCAGGAGATGCTAAAGATGATCAAAACATGTGGAAATACTTTGTTGGATACGATGAACCATCTGTACGTCCTACCTTCCATTACTGCACGATATATCTAACAATATCCAGACTCGACTTTGCTAAAATCAACAATCTCACCAACTTGAACAAACTCCCTTCCAAGGGTGGCCAaatggatgagatggcgTCGGATTTCGATCTTGATGTCCTGGTAGAGGACGTTACTGACTCGCTCTACGCTGGTAACCGGGCCTCCTGTAAAAGGACTGAGAACAATGCGCCGCATTCTCCCGACGATCTTACTGTTATTGCATGTGTCGAGCAGCGTGACTCTTGGAAGGTCCAGTCTGTCTCTGGCGCCTGGAGACGAATCATCATGAACGTACTAGGCAATGCGTTCAAATTCACACAGTCGGGACTGATAGAAGTCTCATTGACCCATACACAAATGCGCCGCAACGGGTCCAGGTCCAGCCTTGCGGTTATACAGATCACTGACACAGGGTGTGGGATCTCTCGGGACTACCTTGACAACGGAATATTCATTCCATTCTCCCAGGAAAACATCCTAACCGAAGGCGTTGGCCTTGGGCTTAGTATCGCACACCAACTGATAACGCATCTGGGCGGCCAGCTTGACGTTAAGAGtgaggctggcgctgggaCGCGAGTTGAGATTCGGATTCCCATTCAGTTTACCGAGGCAACTCCCACTCTTGCGCCGAATGGTTACAGAAGGacatggaagaagaaactaGTCTGCCTCGTGGGTATGAATCCAGacatctgcagcaggaatGCAAGGAATGAAGCCGAAATCAGGCGCAAGCTTGCGATTCAGGATGCCATGAGCAGCACGCTTCTACGACATCGCAGTTGCAGGCTGTCATTCAGCGACAGTTTGGATCATGCCAACGGGGATATTGCAGTCGTTGAGGAATCCATGCTCGGAGGTCTTGCTGCAGCAGGTCCGGTGGAGACTACGTGCAAGTCTCTCATTGTGCTTGGGAGGTATGGCAGCTCAACTCCGATAGACCAGACCTTTCAAGGCGCAGTGAACGTAGTCTATATTCCACAGCCGTGCGTATTACCTTACCAACATACCGATATCACTCTCCGTTGGACTAACGATACCTAGACTCATACCCCGAAGGGTCTTCCAAGCACTAGAAAGACTTGGAGTACTGGTCCCCAGTGGCAGTCCGGATAGGTCTTTCCTGGACTCTGCGTCTGAATCCAGCCAAGGAAACTCTCTTGCTGAGGTTTTCGCCATGGCCAAAGCCTTGGAGTCCCCGCCAGCAGTTAGGGAGAGTCTATCAGAGTACCCTTTCCGACCACCAGAGCCTCGAGAGAAAGGCCTGCACGTTTTAATCGTCGATGACAATGACATCAACCTGAAGGTGCGTACTATCACGGTGAGGCGTGTAAATGACATATTAATCGTTTCAGGTCTTATCTACATTCATGCGCAAAATAGGCTGTCCATACGAGACCGCGTCCAACGGCCAAATCGCCGTTGAGAAATACAAAGCAGCCCAACCACAATTCGACTACGTTTTAATGGGTTAGTATCCTTATCGCCGTTTCTCTATCTTTCAGACCACCGACTAACTTGTTTAGATATATCAATGCCCGTCATGAACGGGATCGTCGCGTCGAGCATCATCCGCGACTACGAAGGAGAGGCCTGTCTCCGGCGGTCA
This is a stretch of genomic DNA from Aspergillus puulaauensis MK2 DNA, chromosome 8, nearly complete sequence. It encodes these proteins:
- a CDS encoding hybrid sensor histidine kinase/response regulator (COG:T;~EggNog:ENOG410Q184;~InterPro:IPR001789,IPR003594,IPR003661,IPR036890, IPR036097,IPR011006,IPR004358,IPR005467;~PFAM:PF00512,PF02518,PF00072;~go_function: GO:0000155 - phosphorelay sensor kinase activity [Evidence IEA];~go_function: GO:0016772 - transferase activity, transferring phosphorus-containing groups [Evidence IEA];~go_process: GO:0000160 - phosphorelay signal transduction system [Evidence IEA];~go_process: GO:0007165 - signal transduction [Evidence IEA];~go_process: GO:0016310 - phosphorylation [Evidence IEA]), producing MAYYPRAESLRPAAGATDSLADSAHAKRQLDALMTFVKEHNSFRELNGVAGFSGSSASRLRAPSVPNIEQLSIDDSRAWGPQLSPCDGPAHISPSVSPRQSMVSHPDAHGHARNQSGGTGYLSVSSESSSIPRETSLLYSRASSLLLEGMGTDGVFFLNAPRSNSRSSSRRSSCVSPWELNARSEFPAVRRGSISLSSDSEWHERPCELLGSAVCNRVQDSCDMNSCSLTKGLLHELFMAFPQGKIFNSLPNPADDAINPLLVEGLAQSIPNAHSVLFMPFWDWDKTRWIAAAVTWTSHANFTENDQHYMQAFSDAMVSQLAQIDRVATERTKYDLLSSVSHELRSPLHGMLANSELLQSNCLDPSQQEMLKMIKTCGNTLLDTMNHLLDFAKINNLTNLNKLPSKGGQMDEMASDFDLDVLVEDVTDSLYAGNRASCKRTENNAPHSPDDLTVIACVEQRDSWKVQSVSGAWRRIIMNVLGNAFKFTQSGLIEVSLTHTQMRRNGSRSSLAVIQITDTGCGISRDYLDNGIFIPFSQENILTEGVGLGLSIAHQLITHLGGQLDVKSEAGAGTRVEIRIPIQFTEATPTLAPNGYRRTWKKKLVCLVGMNPDICSRNARNEAEIRRKLAIQDAMSSTLLRHRSCRLSFSDSLDHANGDIAVVEESMLGGLAAAGPVETTCKSLIVLGRYGSSTPIDQTFQGAVNVVYIPQPLIPRRVFQALERLGVLVPSGSPDRSFLDSASESSQGNSLAEVFAMAKALESPPAVRESLSEYPFRPPEPREKGLHVLIVDDNDINLKVLSTFMRKIGCPYETASNGQIAVEKYKAAQPQFDYVLMDISMPVMNGIVASSIIRDYEGEACLRRSTIMAVTGVGSSEVQEEAFTAGIDEYLVKPLALSDLKRIMGIS